The window AATTATATTTTGGATTATCGCGAATGAAAAGTAGGCTATTTTTCTCTTTCGATTCAGTCAAAACACAATATATTGTTTTTATTTATTTTAATTTTACTATATATTGCGCGTCATCAATACTACCGTCTCAACGTGACCCGTGCGCGGGAACATATCGACAGGAATTACGCTCGTCGAAGGAGCATATCCCTTCCCTGTCAATATCGCCATATCGCGGGCAAGCGTATCCGGATCACAGGAAATATATAAAATTTTTTCGGTGCCGGTCTTGACGATATAATCAAGCGTCGAAGCCGCGCAGCCTTTACGCGGAGGATCGACTATCACGCATGCGGGCTTTTCCTTCCGGCAAGCGAGGATCGAATCAAGATCAGAGGCATCGCCTTGATAATACTCGGCGTCATATACTCCGTTTGCTCTGGCGTTCAGCCTCGCGTTTTCAACAGCGCTTTCAACTATTTCGACGCCGATAATTTTTATTTCGGGTACAATTTTAGATGCGGCAAGCGAAATCATTCCTGCTCCGCAGTACAAATCAAGAACAAGATCGCCTTTTTTCAAGCTCGCGGCTTTTATTCCCGTATTATATAAAAGCTCCGCTCCTTCGCGGTTCACCTGATAAAAGCCGTCAGGCGATATCCTTACTTTCACTCCGCATAAAATATCCTCTATATAAGGTTTTCCGGATATAAGAGTAAAATTCTTTCCGAGTATCACGTTAGTATTTGTGGTATTGTGATTGAGCATAAACGAAGTTATTTCCGGAAATCGAAATTTAAGCTGTTCCGCCAATTCATACGCCAATTCAAAAGTGTTTGAATTAACAACAAGACACACCATGATCTGCTTTTCGGCTTCTGCGCGTCTTAAATAAATATGCCTGACAGTTCCCTTTCCCGTTTCTTCCGAATAAGCCGATACTTTTTTATCATTTAAAAATGCCAAAATAAACTCAGTTATATCGCTGAAAACTTCCGGTTGAAGCATACATCTTGTCGCTTCAATAACACGATGTGTTTTAGGTGCGTAAAATCCGGCGTATATGCGTCCTGTATTTGCGTTGCAGGCGACAGGATATTGCGCTTTGTTTCTGTATCCTGTTATTCTCCCTGTCGATAAAACATCCGCGACATCCACATACACTCCGGCTTTTTTCATCGCATATATAACAGCGCGCTTTTTTGATTCAAGCTCCGCCGTATAATTAATAAGAGAATAAGCACATCCGCCGCATGATGAACTAACCGGACAAGACACCTGGCATCGCATAGGTGATTTTACATCAAATGATACCGGGATCCCAACGGAGTATGACGGTGCAGTCTTTATTATTTTTATTTCGGCAATATCTCCGGTAACAGCTCCGGATACGAATACGACTTTATCATTTATTCGGCAAACACCGAATCCGAGATTGTTCGTATCAATTATCTCAGCTTTGAATATTTCATTTTTCTTCATTTTTACTGTTTATATTTATTTTTCATCCTATTCCAATTATTTGACCGTGTAATTTTTTCTATATAAGCTCATAATAACTTCAGCGGATGAAATCTGAAATAATCCGGATAAAATTTAGATCGAACCGCTAAATGTCATTATAAAGGTAAGCTATGAAAAAATCAATACGGCTTTGCCTTATCACCGCCGCGGTAATGATATTTTCATCCGTTGCGGTACCGGCAGGATATTCGTATGATTCTTATTCGTGGTATTTCTGTCAAAGGGTTGAGCATCAAAGGCCATCTTCTCCTTCAGAAGCATCGTTTTTTTCAAAATACGACGCGCATTATTTAGGACCTGATGAAAAAGTGGTTTATCTGACCTTCGATGTCGGATATGAAAACGGAAATGTCGAGAAAGCCGCCAATATATTAAGGAAACAAAATGTGACGGCTGCATTTTTTACACTTCCTCACTTTTTGAAAAAGAATCAGGAGCTTGTAAAGCGACTGAAGGACGATGGCAACCTTATATGTAATCACACTTATTCTCACAAAGATATGTCAAAATATACTTCGTTTGAAGAATTTGAAGCAGAATTAGTGAAAAACGAAAAATTATATTATGACCTTTACGGATGTGAGATGTCGAAATTTTATCGTCCTCCTGAAGGAAAGTTTTCAGAAGCAAATCTTGCTTGGGCACAAAAAATGGATTATACAACCATATTTTGGAGCGTGGCTTATGCGGACTGGGATGAAAAATGTCAGCCGGATCCCCGAAAAGCGTTTGAAAAGTTAAAAAAGCGGACTCATAACGGAGCTGTTATTCTTCTTCATCCGACATCGTCGACAAATGCGGCGATCCTTGAAGAATATATACTCTATCTTAAAGATAATGGGTATAGATTTGGCAGCGTAAGTGAGCTGTGTCAGGCAAATTCAGGCGCCGGAGCTATAATTCCAAGCAATGGTAAAATCATGTGCAAAAATTCAGAAGCTAAAAAAAAATAGCACTGACGTTTGATGATGGTCCTCATAAGGAATATACGGAAATGATACTGTGTATTTTAAAACAATACAGTATAAAAGCCACATTTTTTGTGATCGGATCAAACGCGGCAAAATACCCGGACAGAGTTAAAAAGATATTTGATGACGGACATGAGATAGGCAATCACACTTATAATCATATCATGATCAACACTTATCCGAAAGAAATTGTCGCTGAGGAAATCAATAAAACATCGGATATTATTTTTGAGATAACCGGGAAAAGACCGGTGGTATTCAGACCACCCGGAGGAGCATATAACGACAGCTATGTCAATATGATTATCAATATGGGATATAGATGCGTTTTATGGTCGGTTGATACGCGTGATTGGTCAATGCCTCCCGTTGATAAAATAATCGTGGGGGTGATCAGCGATACGACCGACGGGGATGTTATACTGTTTCATGATTATAATATGAAAAACAGTCCGACTCCCAAAGCTCTTAAGGCTGTGATACCAAAGCTTTTGGCAAGAGGATATGAATTCGTAACCATAAGTGAACTTTTTGCTGATTGTGTAGAAGACGCAGATAACAGGTAAGAATCAATAAAGCGAAACGCCCGCGTCGAAATTTGATGCGGGCTGCTTTTATGTTTTAATGCGGAAATTATAATTACATTTTTTAACTCTGCATTTAAATAATTACCACTTAAAGAGAAAAGGCTCTGGTATATGGGCTTTTCTCTCTTATAAAACAATTTATTTAAATGCCGTTTTAATAATTATTAGTCAAATGGCGAGTCATATAAACCATTATTAAGTTATATCAAAATTTACTGTCCTTGATCTGCCATGTCCGGGCAGAATTTTATATTCTCCTTTAAGCTCTGACAGCTTTTTTAGTGACACTTCCATCATTGCGGCATCACCCCCGTAAAGATCCGTTCTGCCGGCTCCTTCGGAAAACAGTGTATCTCCGGAAAAAATCATGTTATCACAGATAAAAACGCATGAACCCATTGTATGTCCAGGTGTATGCATTACTTTGAAAACGTTTTTCCCCAACACGAATTCATCACCATCCTTAAATAAGATATCTGCTTTTACATAAGGATAGTCGTCCACCTTCTGACCGAAATAAATATCAGCATAATTTTTCCAGCTGTCAGCAAGAAGCTCCTCGTCGGAATAATGTACAGCAAGCTTCGCTCCTGAAAGCTTTATTAAATCCTTACAGCCCATCGCGTGATCGAAATGCGCATGAGTAAGAAGTATAAGCTTTATATTAAGTGATTTTCCCGCCGCTTTTTCGTAAATGAGATCACCCCTCATTCCGGGATCAATCACAATTGCTTCGTTCGTACTTTCGTCAACACAAAAATAGGTGTTGGTGGCAAGCTCACCTTTGATAAATATATAAACCTTCATTGATTTTACAGTCCGTTATCTCTCAAAAAGTCGATATATCCCATGCAGTATTCATCACGTCCGCATAGCATTTCGCTTGCGCGGAAAGCAGTCATGAATTCTGCCGAGGTAACATCGCATATCGCGGCGTCAAGCCCGAGACTGTTTGCAATCGCAACAACTGCGCAATTTATTTTAATCCGTTTTGGAAGTCCGAAGGATATATTAGACATTCCGCAAACAGTTTTAATCTCCGGATATTTACTTTTTACATATTTAAGTGTGTCAAAGAGCTTGACAGCTGCATTATCTTCAACTGCTACTGTCTCCGCCAATACATCAAGGAAAACGTTTTTATCTTCAATTCCTGCGTCATGCAGCTTTTTTACTACAGAATCCACGTTTTTCAGACGTTCTTCGATTGTGGACGGCGTCCGTTTTTCAATCGGCATAGCTACCACATAAGCTTCGCGCCCTGATTCAATTATTTTTTTAAATTCCGGAATTATTTCTGAAAATCTAATGGTCAGAGTAACCGAATTAATTATCAGCTTTCTGTTTCCCGTGAGATTAATTGTTTTTAAAAGCGTATCAGGTGAAGCGCTGTCAAGCATTATTCCTGTATTCTCCGAAGTGTTCTCAAGCGTAAGCTTGATCAAGCTCTTCAGCCTTTCCGCTTCGTCTGTAAAAACGCCCGTGTTCAAATCTATATAGTCCGCCCCCCATTTCTCCTGAAGCTTTATGACAGATGCGATTCCTTCATAATCGTTGCTTTTCATCATTTCCTGTGTTTTGGGGATCGAACTGTTGATTTTTTCTCCTATAAGAATCATTCTTTGGTTTCCTTCCTTTTTATATAATCAATCAGATCTGTGACGAGACAGGTCTTTCTCAGCGGTATCATAAAATAAAAGCCTTCACAGTAATTATAAAGAGCATCTATGGTATTGATTGAAAAAGCTACCGAAACCTTCCTCGCTTCTTCAGTGGACGCATCTTTTAAATTATCGATAAGTTCATTTGGAACTGTCATTCCCGACACTTCGTTATTTAAAAATACAGCGTTTTTATATCCGGCAACCGGCATTATTCCGGCAAGCATTACAGTATCGGGATATTCTCGTTTAGCTTGGCGTATATTTTTTATCGCTGTTTCCGTGAATATAGGCTGGGTCATAAAAAATTTCGCGCCGGCTTCAAGCTTTTTGCCTATGCGAACAAGCTCTCCGGAAAAATTAGTTGCGTTTACATTCATTGCCGCTCCGAGGCAAAAGGGATTTGACTCGAATATTTCTCTGTTCAGCTCAGAAATGTATTTCAATAACTCGTAAGAATTAAACCCATAAACAGACGGAACGCGCATACCCGTGCTTTTTGCCGGAGGGTCGCCTGTAATTATAAATATTTTATTTATTCCTTCTGATGCAAGTGCGATCAGCCCACCTTTAATCGCTATAAAATTCCTGTCGCGGCACGTAAGATGCGGCATAACATCCAGTCCGGTTTTATGTTTTATATGCGCCGCGGTAATAAGGCTATCCGCACGCACACGGGCCAGAGGTGAATCGGATACGGTTATTACGTCTGCTCCGCGCTCATACAAATCGGAAGCAGTTTTATCTGTATATGATATATCTGTATCAGGCGGAGGTGCAATTTCGGCCGCGATAAACTTTTTGCCGTGAATCAATGAACGACCCGATGAAAAAAGGGCGGATTGCGGATTTGTTACTTTTTCTGTTTGTTCATGTTTCTTCTCTTCCCGTGATGTCACATATACAGTGCTTGCTCCGTCAGCAGAGCCTTTGATTATATTCGATATTTCTGATATATGTTCCGGAGTCGTGCCGCAGCAGCCTCCTAATATCATCGCTCCGTATGCCCGCATTTCTGCGATTTTATCTGCAAAATATTTATAATTCGATCTGAAATATATTCTACCGTTTATACTTGAAGGATATCCGGCGTTTGGCATAACCGAAAGGGGCTTTACAGTTTTCGGAAGGTCAGAGACGAGACGCGCCATGTGAGCGGGGCCGCAGACGCAGTTTATTCCCACCGCGCTTGTATACGGCGAATACTCCGCATCTGATATCAACGTCTTGTAGTATAATCCTGATGATGTAAAGCCATCGGCGGAAACCGCAAACGAAACAATGATAAACGCGTCAGGATTTTTTTCTTTAATATACTTCAACGCTGGAATAAGCGGAGTGAACTCAGTCTGCGTTTCGAAAATGAAATAATTTGCTTTAAGATTAATAAATTCCTTCGCGTTAATCAAATATTCTTCCGAGGGCTTTTCACAGGAACTCATGGTGCCGAAATCCGCAAAAACCTTTATATCGCGCCCGGATTCCGCAGCCGCTTTGTTTGCTATTGAAAAGCCTTCATTTATTGTGTGTATACGCTCATGAATATCAGGAAAGGTTTCTGAATTTATACCGAAGGTATTTGTTGTTATACAGTCGGCTCCGGCTTTAATATACTCTCGATGAATTTTTTCTACAATTTCGGGAGTTATAAGATTAGCTTTCTCGCATATCGATTCGTCAGAGGTCAGCTCGTAATACAGAGTACCAAATCCTCCGTCGAAAATAAGGGGATATTTATTTATCATTTTTTTCTGCCTTTTTATAATTAGGTAATAGATGTTTTATATGAAGAAACGGTCATTTTTTCTTATACTATCGACGATATGTATAAGCTTCGGCAATTCATGTATTCATTGCCACTTATCAGGCGTAAAAGATAATTCATATCTACCGCTTCCGGTTCTCAATAATGTGATCCCATCTGATACAACGGCCAAAACACTGCCGGAGGCATCCTGCATTTTAAGCTCTGAAATTCGTCCGAGTGTTATTTCCGCCGAGGTATTTGCGGGGATTTTAATAAATAATCTTATTTGTCCGCTCTTTTTTGTCCATCCCAATTCAAATTTACCAAAACGAGTTGACGAAGCGTATTTTATACGCTCAAGCGCGCCAAACTGAGGTTTAATACTGAATAACGCAGGAAAAAGCGGATGCGGAATAATATTCATTCCAATTAAAGTATTGGCTATATATGTACCGGCTATTGAAGCAAGACAATACTCCTGATTTTTCTCATTATCTTGAGCATGGGTATAAATCATCCTGTTTTCGAAGGATAACATAATTTCATTTAAAATATCTGCCGGAGGCATTCCGAGCTTTATAAGTGAAGCCGGAATATGACAGGAATATTTACCGTTTAAGGTATCTGATTTATATGTTTTCAGAATTATTCCGCCGGTAGAGGGCTCGTTTTGAAAAACTCCGCTGACAAACATAGCCGCACATTGTTCTGCCAAATCCGTATCGGGGCAGGAATTTAATGACTGGAGAATGAAAGACGCTTTTTTATCGAATTCCAGCTTACAAATACATTTTATTTTTTCCGCGTTTTCGGCTTTGTCGTATTTTCCGGAAGCCAGATATGCCTTCTCCGAGGCTTTCAGAGCCAGAAAAACAGCGCAGATACAAAAGACAGTTTTCCGTTCCAAATTTTTTTCATGTGCCGCCCGCGCAATGATTTCTTCAGAATTGCGACATACAATATCGGCATATTTTACAGCCTGGTTAAGCGCTGTACTGTTTAATGTTTTTTGATATAAAGTCATACAGACATAACACATCAGAAATTCGCTTCCATCAGCAGCGAATGTTTCTTTACACATTGCTTCCGCATCCGTGAGCGCGGCCACCGACGAGAACAAATTAAAATCGTATAATGCGCTTGTTCCGTCAATCAATAATTCAGTGATATCGAACGACATTGCGGCACGTTGTATGCTTTTGCATATTTTGTTTATTTCTTTTTCAGAGGAAACAAGAGAAAACGAAGGTTCTCTTAAAACATAAGGCACGGCTTCTGCGCTTACACATGACGCCGAAGATGAAGCAGTAATTTCGAGATACCTGAAAGGCTCTGTGAAAAAACGTGATTCGAAAATTGCTTTTCCCGGTTTATGCCAAAATCGCCGTATAGGGCTGTAATCAAATATTGGTATTTCAGTGGTTGCTTTAGGATCGGCCTCACGTGAAGAAGCTCTTATATAAACGTTTGCTTCATGTGAATCTTCAATGTCAATACGAAAACCGCCGTATACTATTTGGCCGAAATCCATAATAAATACTCCGGCTCGTTTTTCAATAACTCGTTTTGGCGAAAGGCTTTTTTCTGCTATTCCTATAAGCGTGGAACACTCGCTGGGAAATTCCTGATGATCTGATATTATCGAAGGCAAAAAAGTATCGTCATAATACCCAGGTATAGAAAAGCCGTCCAGTTTATCGACTCCTTTGTCTGCCGTCGTAAACATATAAGGCTCCAAGCAGCTGCATTCATATGTTTCCGGCGAAGAAACAGAAATATTTTGTGTCCCGTCTGAGTATATTACCACGATCATTGCCAGAAGTTCAGCAGGGCTGCCATCGGCAGAATTCCGTGATGAAGTCAATATGCCGCAGGCAAACTCGCTTGAGCCATTAGCGTATTTATCAAGATCGTAAATTCTGTACCGATTACAACCGCAGCATGATGAATCCGGTACGTTTGTCACGCGCTCTCCGTTACAATACAGGTCATATGGCATTGAACATGCACAATACATTCGTGCTGATGCAATACACTTCCCGCCGATTCCGTCCTCCGACCTGATTTCTGTTCTGAACAAAGCCGGACCGCCGTATGACGGATCTTCATAAACTATTTTCCCTTTGCTGCCGCCGAACACGCGAAGCTTTCCATTTGTTACGCCGAGCAAACCTTTTTTTGCCGATTCGGAAAATACGCCCTGATCCTCCGATGTAAAACATGCCGCTTCGTTAATCAATAAGCTGTTAAAAAAGGCCGTATCTCCCGGGCCGGCATAAAATCCTACTGAACACAACCCCGGTATTCTTTCTCCGAAATCCGGCGAAAAAAGATTGATTTCAGGTTTACCATCGTTTATTTTCACGCATAAGCTGCCGTCAACAGTGATCTGCAGGATTCCTTTATTATACGACATTTCCAGTATAAAGCTTCTTTTGCCGGATATGTTTTGCACAGTAAGCACATCGATTGGAATATCAGCGGTATCAAGCGGGGTATATCCGATTCTGTATATTTCAATTCGAGAAATTTCACCATTTGAATCGAATATCAGCG is drawn from Oscillospiraceae bacterium and contains these coding sequences:
- the rlmD gene encoding 23S rRNA (uracil(1939)-C(5))-methyltransferase RlmD; protein product: MKKNEIFKAEIIDTNNLGFGVCRINDKVVFVSGAVTGDIAEIKIIKTAPSYSVGIPVSFDVKSPMRCQVSCPVSSSCGGCAYSLINYTAELESKKRAVIYAMKKAGVYVDVADVLSTGRITGYRNKAQYPVACNANTGRIYAGFYAPKTHRVIEATRCMLQPEVFSDITEFILAFLNDKKVSAYSEETGKGTVRHIYLRRAEAEKQIMVCLVVNSNTFELAYELAEQLKFRFPEITSFMLNHNTTNTNVILGKNFTLISGKPYIEDILCGVKVRISPDGFYQVNREGAELLYNTGIKAASLKKGDLVLDLYCGAGMISLAASKIVPEIKIIGVEIVESAVENARLNARANGVYDAEYYQGDASDLDSILACRKEKPACVIVDPPRKGCAASTLDYIVKTGTEKILYISCDPDTLARDMAILTGKGYAPSTSVIPVDMFPRTGHVETVVLMTRNI
- a CDS encoding polysaccharide deacetylase family protein; amino-acid sequence: MKKSIRLCLITAAVMIFSSVAVPAGYSYDSYSWYFCQRVEHQRPSSPSEASFFSKYDAHYLGPDEKVVYLTFDVGYENGNVEKAANILRKQNVTAAFFTLPHFLKKNQELVKRLKDDGNLICNHTYSHKDMSKYTSFEEFEAELVKNEKLYYDLYGCEMSKFYRPPEGKFSEANLAWAQKMDYTTIFWSVAYADWDEKCQPDPRKAFEKLKKRTHNGAVILLHPTSSTNAAILEEYILYLKDNGYRFGSVSELCQANSGAGAIIPSNGKIMCKNSEAKKK
- a CDS encoding polysaccharide deacetylase family protein; the protein is MILCILKQYSIKATFFVIGSNAAKYPDRVKKIFDDGHEIGNHTYNHIMINTYPKEIVAEEINKTSDIIFEITGKRPVVFRPPGGAYNDSYVNMIINMGYRCVLWSVDTRDWSMPPVDKIIVGVISDTTDGDVILFHDYNMKNSPTPKALKAVIPKLLARGYEFVTISELFADCVEDADNR
- a CDS encoding MBL fold metallo-hydrolase, coding for MKVYIFIKGELATNTYFCVDESTNEAIVIDPGMRGDLIYEKAAGKSLNIKLILLTHAHFDHAMGCKDLIKLSGAKLAVHYSDEELLADSWKNYADIYFGQKVDDYPYVKADILFKDGDEFVLGKNVFKVMHTPGHTMGSCVFICDNMIFSGDTLFSEGAGRTDLYGGDAAMMEVSLKKLSELKGEYKILPGHGRSRTVNFDIT
- a CDS encoding dihydropteroate synthase; this encodes MILIGEKINSSIPKTQEMMKSNDYEGIASVIKLQEKWGADYIDLNTGVFTDEAERLKSLIKLTLENTSENTGIMLDSASPDTLLKTINLTGNRKLIINSVTLTIRFSEIIPEFKKIIESGREAYVVAMPIEKRTPSTIEERLKNVDSVVKKLHDAGIEDKNVFLDVLAETVAVEDNAAVKLFDTLKYVKSKYPEIKTVCGMSNISFGLPKRIKINCAVVAIANSLGLDAAICDVTSAEFMTAFRASEMLCGRDEYCMGYIDFLRDNGL
- a CDS encoding bifunctional homocysteine S-methyltransferase/methylenetetrahydrofolate reductase; this encodes MINKYPLIFDGGFGTLYYELTSDESICEKANLITPEIVEKIHREYIKAGADCITTNTFGINSETFPDIHERIHTINEGFSIANKAAAESGRDIKVFADFGTMSSCEKPSEEYLINAKEFINLKANYFIFETQTEFTPLIPALKYIKEKNPDAFIIVSFAVSADGFTSSGLYYKTLISDAEYSPYTSAVGINCVCGPAHMARLVSDLPKTVKPLSVMPNAGYPSSINGRIYFRSNYKYFADKIAEMRAYGAMILGGCCGTTPEHISEISNIIKGSADGASTVYVTSREEKKHEQTEKVTNPQSALFSSGRSLIHGKKFIAAEIAPPPDTDISYTDKTASDLYERGADVITVSDSPLARVRADSLITAAHIKHKTGLDVMPHLTCRDRNFIAIKGGLIALASEGINKIFIITGDPPAKSTGMRVPSVYGFNSYELLKYISELNREIFESNPFCLGAAMNVNATNFSGELVRIGKKLEAGAKFFMTQPIFTETAIKNIRQAKREYPDTVMLAGIMPVAGYKNAVFLNNEVSGMTVPNELIDNLKDASTEEARKVSVAFSINTIDALYNYCEGFYFMIPLRKTCLVTDLIDYIKRKETKE
- a CDS encoding alpha-L-rhamnosidase C-terminal domain-containing protein, with translation MGIDTFNPSLTWTAESDRNGAYQQSYRVIVWSERESGSHYVVWDSGEQASRMMSVIPDGTKLLPRTKYYWRVEITDDRGIKSSAESKFETGIMYFPAGWHDAKRIIAPGGELFAAYTDKFIINSEIEIKHGSRTAGIVFCAAPPEYSAPHLNKYGIVGESFCLCSLIFDSNGEISRIEIYRIGYTPLDTADIPIDVLTVQNISGKRSFILEMSYNKGILQITVDGSLCVKINDGKPEINLFSPDFGERIPGLCSVGFYAGPGDTAFFNSLLINEAACFTSEDQGVFSESAKKGLLGVTNGKLRVFGGSKGKIVYEDPSYGGPALFRTEIRSEDGIGGKCIASARMYCACSMPYDLYCNGERVTNVPDSSCCGCNRYRIYDLDKYANGSSEFACGILTSSRNSADGSPAELLAMIVVIYSDGTQNISVSSPETYECSCLEPYMFTTADKGVDKLDGFSIPGYYDDTFLPSIISDHQEFPSECSTLIGIAEKSLSPKRVIEKRAGVFIMDFGQIVYGGFRIDIEDSHEANVYIRASSREADPKATTEIPIFDYSPIRRFWHKPGKAIFESRFFTEPFRYLEITASSSASCVSAEAVPYVLREPSFSLVSSEKEINKICKSIQRAAMSFDITELLIDGTSALYDFNLFSSVAALTDAEAMCKETFAADGSEFLMCYVCMTLYQKTLNSTALNQAVKYADIVCRNSEEIIARAAHEKNLERKTVFCICAVFLALKASEKAYLASGKYDKAENAEKIKCICKLEFDKKASFILQSLNSCPDTDLAEQCAAMFVSGVFQNEPSTGGIILKTYKSDTLNGKYSCHIPASLIKLGMPPADILNEIMLSFENRMIYTHAQDNEKNQEYCLASIAGTYIANTLIGMNIIPHPLFPALFSIKPQFGALERIKYASSTRFGKFELGWTKKSGQIRLFIKIPANTSAEITLGRISELKMQDASGSVLAVVSDGITLLRTGSGRYELSFTPDKWQ